CTGGACCGTACTCCTCAAACTTGGCCCGAAGCTCTTGGTTGGTACAAGTAGGACTGATGTTGCCTACGTGCAACTTGGTTGAAGCTTTGCTCTTATTCTTGCTGGCTTCCACGTTGATGTTCACCCCGTGCAGCTTGTAGTGGTGCAGGTTGCGTATGGCATCCTCGGCCGCCGTCTTGTCCTCTATGTGCACAAAGCCGTAGTTCTTAATGATGTCACATTCCAGCACCTTCCCATACTGCTCGAAGAGTGAGCGGATCTCCTGCTCTGTGGCCTCCCGGGGCAGGTTTCCGATGAACAGCTTCACCATCCTGACAAGAGCCTAGGAGAGAAGAAACGAGATTTCCAAAAGttaggggtggaggggaggattTCAGTGCACTGCATTTCGGATCAAGCCCCCAAAGTTCTTGGCACCTTTAAGATCCTCACACACGcgttcattattttttcagtagCAGGAGAAAAGGTTTGCTCTTTAGTAGTGGAGCTGTGTGTGACACGCAAACAGGTCGGGTGTCAGCATGCACTGCCTAGTCCATTATCTCCGTGAAATAAGGTGCATTTTAAGTAACAAGGTTAGcttaaaatactctttttagGGGGCTAGTAGAAGAAGAGCCCAAGCAGCGGGCAAGAGGCAT
This Camelus ferus isolate YT-003-E chromosome 10, BCGSAC_Cfer_1.0, whole genome shotgun sequence DNA region includes the following protein-coding sequences:
- the LOC102504388 gene encoding RNA-binding protein 4B isoform X2, coding for MVKLFIGNLPREATEQEIRSLFEQYGKVLECDIIKNYGFVHIEDKTAAEDAIRNLHHYKLHGVNINVEASKNKSKASTKLHVGNISPTCTNQELRAKFEEYGPVIECDIVKDYAFVHMERAEDAVEAIRGLDNTEFQGSVHGAVLAAVLNRAVSNRMVEHEASYRIAASRTRQTNARAVVHQPA
- the LOC102504388 gene encoding RNA-binding protein 4B isoform X3, with product MVKLFIGNLPREATEQEIRSLFEQYGKVLECDIIKNYGFVHIEDKTAAEDAIRNLHHYKLHGVNINVEASKNKSKASTKLHVGNISPTCTNQELRAKFEEYGPVIECDIVKDYAFVHMERAEDAVEAIRGLDNTEFQGWWSTRPPIA